In the genome of Cyclopterus lumpus isolate fCycLum1 chromosome 19, fCycLum1.pri, whole genome shotgun sequence, one region contains:
- the arg1 gene encoding arginase-1, translating into MRSARTLHQSAGVIGAPFSRGQPRGGVERAPDLIRAAGLLTRLREQGCAVKDYGNVVFEDLEDDEPPGLVKRVRAVGSATRRLSEAVQAVKRDGHTTVMLGGDHSLAIGSIHGHAAAVGHLSVVWVDAHADINTPLSSYTGNIHGQSMSYLLHELQPKMPALPSFSWIRPCVWARDLVYVGLRDVDPAEHYILKLLGVKVFSMREVDQLGVARVMEETCDYLTARGKKPIHLSYDIDAIDPSVTPATGTPVAGGLSYREGVYIAEHLGQTGLLSAVDLVEVNPLRGQTEEAVQSTVSTAVDLLLACFGRRRGGNHPPEYRLPEP; encoded by the exons ATGAGGAGCGCGAGGACGCTTCATCAGTCAGCCGGGGTCATCGGAGCACCTTTCTCCAGGGGACAG cctCGCGGGGGGGTGGAGAGGGCACCGGACCTGATCCGAGCCGCGGGACTCCTCACCAGACTGCGCGAGCAAG GCTGTGCAGTGAAGGATTATGGGAATGTGGTGTTCgaggacctggaggacgacGAGCCGCCGGGTCTGGTGAAGCGCGTGCGGGCGGTGGGCAGCGCCACCCGGAGGCTGTCTGAGGCGGTGCAGGCTGTGAAGAGGGACGGACACACCACAGTGATGCTGGGAGGGGACCACAG tCTGGCCATTGGCTCCATTCATGGTCACGCCGCGGCGGTGGGACATCTGAGCGTCGTCTGGGTCGACGCCCACGCCGACATCAACACGCCGCTGAGCTCGTACACGGGAAACATCCACGGACAGTCGATGTCCTACCTCCTCCACGAGCTGCAGcccaag ATGCCTGCCCTGCCCAGCTTCTCGTGGATCAGACCCTGTGTGTGGGCCAGAGACCTGGTCTACGTGGGCCTGAGGGACGTGGACCCAGCAGAGCA CTACATCCTGAAGCTGCTGGGCGTGAAGGTGTTCTCCATGAGGGAGGTGGACCAGCTCGGCGTCGCCAGAGTCATGGAGGAGACCTGCGACTACCTGACGGCCAG AGGGAAGAAACCGATCCACCTGAGCTACGACATCGACGCCATCGACCCGTCAGTGACCCCGGCCACGGGGACCCCTGTAGCGGGGGGGCTGAGCTACAGGGAGGGGGTCTACATCGCCGAGCACCTCGGTCAGACAG GTCTCCTGTCGGCGGTGGACCTGGTGGAGGTGAATCCTCTGAGGGGTCAGACGGAGGAGGCGGTCCAGTCCACCGTCAGCACCGCGGTGGacctgctgctcgcctgcttcGGACGCCGCCGTGGCGGAAACCACCCGCCGGAGTACCGCCTGCCCGAGCCTTGA